A region from the Catellatospora sp. TT07R-123 genome encodes:
- a CDS encoding SDR family NAD(P)-dependent oxidoreductase, with protein MDLQLAGRRALVTGSTSGLGEAIARLLAAEGAQVVVHGRSAARARAVADSITGGGGSASIALGDLATDEGADQAAQDALAGGPVDILVNNAGAYEHLDWSAARPDIWLDTYNVNVVSGVRMIQRLVPAMRERDYGRVVTIGGGLGLQPFGNHPHYNASLAARHNLAVSLARDLAGTGVTSNVVSPGAILVPAVQDFLTKLAPDRGWGGTWEEIEHNSVREIVPNDRVRYGRPDEIAAAVAYLCSTYADYVSGATIRVDGGTVRGAF; from the coding sequence ATGGATCTGCAACTGGCAGGACGCCGCGCACTCGTCACCGGGTCGACGTCCGGACTGGGCGAGGCCATCGCCCGGCTGCTCGCGGCCGAAGGCGCGCAGGTGGTCGTCCACGGCCGCAGCGCCGCACGCGCGCGGGCGGTGGCCGACTCGATCACCGGCGGTGGGGGCAGCGCCTCGATCGCCCTCGGCGACCTCGCCACCGACGAGGGCGCCGACCAGGCAGCCCAGGACGCCCTGGCCGGTGGCCCCGTCGACATCCTGGTCAACAACGCCGGGGCGTACGAGCACCTCGACTGGTCCGCCGCCCGCCCCGACATCTGGCTGGACACCTACAACGTCAACGTCGTCTCCGGCGTACGGATGATCCAGCGCCTCGTCCCGGCGATGCGCGAGCGGGACTACGGGCGGGTCGTCACCATCGGCGGCGGTCTGGGCCTCCAGCCGTTCGGCAACCACCCGCACTACAACGCGTCCCTGGCCGCCCGGCACAACCTGGCGGTCTCCCTCGCCCGCGACCTGGCGGGCACGGGCGTCACCTCCAACGTCGTGTCGCCCGGGGCGATCCTCGTCCCGGCCGTTCAGGACTTCCTGACCAAGCTCGCGCCGGACCGCGGCTGGGGCGGGACCTGGGAGGAGATCGAACACAACTCGGTCCGGGAGATCGTGCCCAACGACCGCGTGCGCTACGGCAGGCCGGACGAGATCGCCGCGGCGGTGGCGTACCTGTGCAGCACCTACGCCGACTACGTCAGCGGGGCCACGATCCGGGTCGACGGAGGCACCGTCCGCGGCGCCTTCTGA
- a CDS encoding aldo/keto reductase — MNHRHRVRLGRSGLQVTRMGLNLAAVGRLALGRADGAAAVIDHAWQRGLRLFDTAPEYGDGSAERHTGRALADRPREDYVLTTKVGRQNEPGGAYLWLGDPSPGPQFDFSYDGVHRSLEQSMHRLSVERLDVVHLHDPVRRADEALRGGYKALVQLRAAGTIGAISASADHTGLLAEYAAIGRRSDQQDPGFDCFLLAGRYTLLDQSGLDLLLPRCAAWGIGVMAAGVLHRGLLAGAPATDRPAYVRERVEAIRRVCDLYAVPLRAAALQFPLGHPAVATVLVGAKSPEQLEDDIAMFNHPIPAALWADLKRRNLIEQRTPTPR, encoded by the coding sequence GTGAACCACCGCCACCGGGTGCGCCTGGGACGCAGCGGGCTCCAGGTGACACGGATGGGCCTCAACCTGGCCGCGGTCGGGCGCCTGGCCCTCGGCCGCGCCGACGGGGCCGCCGCCGTCATCGACCATGCCTGGCAGCGCGGCCTGCGGCTGTTCGACACCGCCCCCGAGTACGGCGACGGCAGCGCCGAACGCCACACCGGCCGCGCCCTGGCCGACCGGCCGCGCGAGGACTACGTGCTGACCACCAAGGTCGGGCGGCAGAACGAGCCGGGCGGCGCCTACCTGTGGCTCGGCGACCCCAGCCCCGGACCGCAGTTCGACTTCAGTTACGACGGCGTGCACCGCAGCCTGGAGCAGAGCATGCACCGGCTCAGCGTGGAGCGGCTCGACGTGGTGCACCTGCACGACCCGGTGCGCCGCGCCGACGAGGCGCTGCGCGGCGGATACAAGGCCCTGGTCCAGCTGCGGGCGGCCGGGACGATCGGCGCGATCAGCGCCAGCGCCGACCACACCGGCCTGCTGGCCGAGTACGCCGCGATCGGGCGGCGCAGCGACCAGCAGGACCCCGGGTTCGACTGCTTCCTGCTCGCCGGGCGCTACACCCTGCTCGACCAGTCCGGACTGGACCTGCTGCTGCCCCGCTGCGCCGCGTGGGGCATCGGGGTGATGGCGGCCGGGGTGCTGCACCGGGGCCTGCTGGCCGGGGCGCCCGCCACCGACCGGCCCGCGTACGTGCGGGAGCGGGTCGAGGCGATCCGCCGGGTGTGCGACCTGTACGCCGTCCCGCTGCGCGCCGCGGCCCTGCAGTTCCCGCTGGGGCACCCGGCGGTGGCGACGGTGCTGGTCGGCGCGAAGTCACCCGAGCAGCTCGAAGACGACATCGCGATGTTCAACCATCCGATCCCCGCCGCGCTGTGGGCCGATCTTAAGCGGCGCAACCTGATCGAGCAGCGCACCCCGACGCCCCGCTGA
- a CDS encoding barstar family protein, with protein sequence MAAFDPNADLRQDLAFRLMRNSPVTLFWRPQVLHDTLTWLEAHGYQVTRVDAARWSSDRDLHRDIAAALDFPDYYGGNLNALNDCLRDVVDQGYGWAPGTTGLALVFTGYDAFAARSPETAQSVLDLMAAHSRSALLFGRRLMCLVQSDDPQIRFEPVGASPVMWNGAEWLDSRRRAD encoded by the coding sequence ATGGCGGCCTTCGACCCGAATGCGGACCTGCGCCAGGATCTCGCGTTCCGTTTGATGAGGAACAGCCCGGTGACGCTGTTCTGGCGCCCGCAGGTGCTGCACGACACGCTGACCTGGCTGGAAGCCCACGGCTACCAGGTGACGCGCGTCGACGCCGCGCGCTGGTCATCGGATCGGGATCTGCATCGCGACATCGCCGCCGCGCTCGACTTCCCGGACTACTACGGCGGCAACCTGAACGCCCTCAACGACTGCCTGCGCGACGTCGTCGACCAGGGCTACGGGTGGGCGCCGGGCACCACCGGCCTCGCCCTCGTCTTCACCGGGTATGACGCCTTCGCCGCCAGGTCGCCGGAGACCGCGCAGAGCGTCCTCGACCTCATGGCGGCCCACTCCCGCAGCGCGCTGCTGTTCGGCCGGCGCCTCATGTGCCTGGTGCAAAGCGACGATCCGCAGATCCGGTTCGAGCCCGTCGGCGCCTCCCCCGTCATGTGGAACGGGGCCGAGTGGCTGGACTCCCGACGCCGCGCCGACTGA
- a CDS encoding response regulator transcription factor: MIRVLVVDDEALVRSGLRMILEAAGDIAVVAEARDGAEAVDAARRHRPDVVLMDVRMPGTDGLTGAAAVAQLPEPPRVIMLTTFDLDEYVHAALRAGAVGFLLKDTPPRDLAEAVRTVAAGNAMLSPTVTRRLISSFAQRGPSVTDQARARLAVLTDRERDVVRAVARGLSNAEIARELDMAEATVKAHVSRALAKLGLANRVQAAILVHDARLDPGPHPR; encoded by the coding sequence ATGATCCGGGTGCTGGTGGTCGACGACGAGGCGCTGGTGCGCTCCGGCCTGCGGATGATCCTGGAGGCGGCGGGCGACATCGCGGTGGTCGCCGAGGCCCGCGACGGCGCCGAGGCCGTGGACGCGGCCAGGCGGCACCGCCCCGACGTGGTGCTGATGGACGTACGCATGCCCGGCACCGACGGGCTGACCGGCGCCGCCGCCGTGGCGCAGCTGCCCGAACCGCCCCGGGTCATCATGCTGACCACGTTCGACCTGGACGAGTACGTGCACGCGGCGCTGCGCGCCGGGGCGGTCGGCTTCCTGCTCAAGGACACTCCCCCGCGCGACCTGGCCGAGGCCGTCCGCACCGTCGCGGCGGGCAACGCGATGCTGTCGCCGACGGTGACCCGGCGGCTGATCAGCTCGTTCGCGCAGCGGGGCCCGTCAGTGACCGACCAGGCACGGGCCCGGCTCGCGGTGCTGACCGACCGCGAGCGCGACGTGGTGCGGGCGGTGGCGCGGGGGCTGTCCAACGCGGAGATCGCCCGCGAGCTGGACATGGCCGAGGCGACGGTGAAGGCGCACGTGAGCCGGGCGCTGGCCAAACTGGGCCTGGCCAACCGGGTCCAGGCCGCGATCCTGGTGCACGACGCCCGCCTGGACCCCGGCCCGCACCCGCGCTGA
- a CDS encoding HEAT repeat domain-containing protein — MAEFVHITTAASGRRIERTGVAARSRGPAGARGVYCMPVLASFTLTHQWARELRRWHPGVLVAVHLRLPDDEPVTFGHYGAATRVATAAQAVAAIRALDDPRGYEVFLPRAVTAAEVRRIRTVPQGVGWRYLPGAHGRRPCTCPACVQPGTPNVARLRRRYPYDEPPTPKNELMARLRAATDADEIVDVLWELGRGRRGGAEELAYLVDHPDPEVRETLESVLGSYRGREARRLRERLQTLLPDA, encoded by the coding sequence ATGGCGGAGTTCGTACACATCACCACGGCGGCGTCTGGACGGCGCATCGAGCGCACGGGCGTCGCCGCCCGCAGCCGGGGACCCGCCGGGGCGCGTGGCGTGTACTGCATGCCGGTGCTGGCGTCGTTCACCCTCACCCACCAGTGGGCACGTGAGCTGCGGCGCTGGCACCCGGGCGTGCTGGTCGCGGTCCACCTGCGGCTGCCCGACGACGAGCCGGTGACGTTCGGGCACTACGGTGCCGCGACGCGGGTGGCCACCGCCGCGCAGGCGGTCGCGGCGATCCGCGCCCTGGACGACCCCCGTGGCTACGAGGTGTTCCTGCCTCGCGCGGTCACGGCTGCCGAGGTGCGGCGGATCCGCACCGTCCCGCAGGGTGTCGGCTGGCGCTACCTGCCCGGAGCCCACGGCAGGCGGCCGTGCACCTGCCCAGCCTGCGTCCAGCCCGGCACGCCCAACGTGGCCAGGCTGCGCCGCCGCTATCCCTACGACGAGCCGCCCACCCCGAAGAACGAGCTGATGGCGCGGCTGCGGGCCGCGACGGACGCAGACGAGATCGTCGACGTGCTGTGGGAGCTGGGCCGGGGCCGGAGGGGCGGCGCCGAGGAACTGGCGTACCTGGTCGACCATCCCGACCCGGAGGTGCGCGAGACCCTGGAGAGCGTGCTGGGCTCGTACCGAGGTCGCGAAGCCCGGCGACTGCGGGAGCGCCTGCAGACGCTGCTCCCAGACGCGTGA
- a CDS encoding TetR/AcrR family transcriptional regulator, translating into MTLATNRRRHAGNTRQAILDAAVTAFTRHGYTGVGVREIAANAGVTAMLVNRYFGSKEGLFAEVVDVSFAQPTVVPQDARDLAAETAEALVARTAPDTDELGPFALMLRSAADPRAAEIIQAAVEKHVGARFTDALQGPHPQERAELGLALIAGTWLMRRIIGTPALRDADPAALTAHLTRMLAAVTEPPATPSP; encoded by the coding sequence ATGACCCTTGCCACGAACAGGCGGCGCCACGCCGGGAATACCCGCCAGGCGATCCTCGACGCGGCGGTCACCGCGTTCACCAGGCACGGCTACACCGGGGTGGGCGTGCGGGAGATAGCGGCGAACGCCGGGGTTACGGCCATGCTCGTCAACCGGTACTTCGGCTCCAAGGAAGGCCTGTTCGCCGAAGTCGTCGACGTCTCGTTCGCGCAGCCGACCGTGGTCCCGCAGGATGCCCGCGACCTCGCGGCCGAGACGGCGGAAGCCCTGGTCGCCCGCACCGCGCCGGACACCGATGAGCTCGGGCCGTTCGCGCTGATGCTCAGGTCGGCGGCCGACCCGCGCGCCGCCGAGATCATCCAGGCCGCCGTCGAGAAGCACGTCGGCGCCCGGTTCACCGACGCCCTCCAGGGCCCGCACCCGCAGGAACGGGCAGAGCTGGGACTGGCCCTCATCGCCGGGACATGGCTGATGCGCCGGATCATCGGCACACCCGCACTGCGCGACGCCGACCCGGCGGCGCTGACCGCACACCTCACCCGCATGCTGGCGGCGGTCACCGAGCCGCCCGCGACGCCGTCGCCGTAA
- a CDS encoding DUF6767 domain-containing protein yields MPAASTRTAVRTRPDARCPLRPGQPCTLCQLDVTGPEDCPVVYLVMSDDELREGLRRTQG; encoded by the coding sequence ATGCCCGCTGCATCGACCCGGACCGCGGTGAGGACCCGACCCGACGCGCGCTGCCCGCTCCGGCCCGGCCAGCCGTGCACGCTGTGCCAGCTCGACGTGACCGGCCCCGAGGACTGCCCGGTGGTGTACCTCGTGATGTCCGACGACGAACTGCGTGAGGGGCTGCGACGCACCCAGGGCTGA